A window of Lytechinus pictus isolate F3 Inbred chromosome 7, Lp3.0, whole genome shotgun sequence contains these coding sequences:
- the LOC129264815 gene encoding EH domain-containing protein 1-like encodes MFTWLNKDEARRKQPHVFNNVLDGLKDLYQKVIFPLEEEYRFHEFHSPALDEADFTAKPMILLVGQYSTGKTTFIRYLLEQEFPGMRVGPEPTTDRFIAVMKGETDQVIPGNALVVDPKRQFRKMSKFGNAFLNRFQCSLTNCAVLESITIIDTPGILSGEKQRLDRGYDFVNVLEWFAERADRIILLFDAHKLDISDEFRRCIEAIKTQDEKIRIVLNKSDMIDHQQLMRVYGALMWSLGKVINTPEVSRVYIGSFWNKPLHYDVNRMLFEAEEVDLFSDLQSLPRNAALRKLNDLIKRARLAKVHAYVMSILKRDMPSMFGKEAKKKELINNLPEVYKEVERTYQISPGDFPSLSRMREVLKDMDFTKFHTLKPRMIEKVDSMLGSDMTRLMQMIPTEEALDKRQLIRGGAFTADESSPFGTGYGVGADYGKHEIVDWVVEAKMDEYEKIFESLGPLNGKISGTAAKKYMIKSKLPNLTLGRIWKLSDVDRDGMLDKEEFGLCLHLIGIKLDGSELPAELPLHLVPTNKRGFSGVDPK; translated from the exons ATGTTCACCTGGCTAAATAAAGATGAAGCCCGGCGCAAGCAGCCGCATGTGTTTAACAATGTTTTGGATGGACTCAAAGACTTGTACCAAAAAGTGATTTTCCCTCTTGAAGAGGAATATCGCTTCCACGAGTTCCACTCACCGGCTCTTGATGAAGCTGATTTCACAGCCAAGCCCATGATCCTTCTCGTTGGTCAGTACTCAACGGGTAAGACCACTTTTATCAGGTATCTGTTAGAACAAGAATTTCCCGGCATGAGAGTTGGTCCAGAACCCACAACAGACCGATTCATCGCAGTAATGAAAGGTGAAACGGACCAGGTGATACCAGGGAATGCACTTGTTGTTGACCCAAAACGTCAATTTCGCAAGATGTCAAAGTTTGGCAATGCATTCCTCAATCGTTTTCAATGCTCCCTAACCAACTGTGCGGTACTCGAAAGTATCACCATCATAGACACCCCTGGTATCTTATCAGGAGAAAAACAGAGACTTGATCGTGGCTATGATTTTGTGAACGTACTAGAATGGTTTGCGGAACGTGCAGATAGGATCATACTCCTGTTTGATGCACATAAACTTGATATTTCTGATGAGTTTAGGAGATGTATTGAAGCAATAAAAACCCAAGATGAGAAGATTCGCATTGTCTTGAATAAGTCGGACATGATCGACCACCAACAATTGATGAGGGTGTATGGGGCCCTTATGTGGTCTCTTGGCAAGGTCATCAATACTCCAGAAGTCTCAAGAGTCTACATCGGCTCATTTTGGAACAAGCCTCTGCACTATGATGTGAATAGAATGCTGTTTGAGGCAGAGGAAGTTGATCTCTTCAGTGATCTCCAGAGTCTTCCCCGGAATGCAGCCCTGAGAAAACTCAATGATCTTATCAAGAGGGCAAGATTAGCCAAa GTCCATGCCTATGTGATGAGCATTCTGAAACGGGATATGCCTTCCATGTTTGGCAAGGAAGCCAAGAAGAAGGAACTGATCAACAACCTACCCGAGGTATACAAGGAGGTTGAACGAACCTACCAGATCTCACCTGGAGACTTCCCCTCCCTGAGTCGTATGAGAGAAGTCCTCAAGGATATGGATTTCACAAAGTTCCACACCCTCAAACCACGCATGATAGAGAAGGTTGATTCAATGTTGGGATCCGACATGACCCGCCTCATGCAGATGATCCCCACAGAAGAGGCTCTTGATAAAAGACAGCTCATCAGAGGCGGAGCTTTCACTGCAGATGAGTCAAGTCCGTTCGGCACGGGATACGGAGTTGGTGCAGACTACGGAAAGCATGAGATCGTGGACTGGGTTGTTGAGGCCAAGATGGATGAATATGAAAAGATCTTTGAAAGTCTTGGTCCACTGAATGGTAAGATCTCTGGCACTGCAGCCAAGAAGTACATGATCAAGTCCAAACTGCCCAACCTTACTCTGGGCAGGATATGGAAGCTTTCAGATGTTGACCGAGATGGCATGCTTGACAAAGAGGAGTTTGGTTTGTGCTTACATTTAATAGGTATCAAACTAGATGGAAGTGAGCTTCCTGCTGAATTACCTCTTCATTTGGTACCCACAAATAAAAGGGGATTTAGTGGTGTTGATCCAAAATGA